The following is a genomic window from Crossiella equi.
TGCCGGATGACGTGCTCACGCCGCCGAAGGTGGACCTGTGGGGCCGGGTGCTGCGCCGTCAGGGCATGCCGCTGTCGCTGCTGGCCACGCACCCGGTGGACATCAAGAGGAACTAGCCGCGCCCAGCTTGGAGCAGAAGCCGCCGCAGCCCGCGCAGCCCGAGGTGGGCTTCGGGTCGGGCAGGGCGTCGGCCGCGTGGTGGCCGAGCATGCCGCCCGCGGCCGCGATCAGCACCGCGCCGACCAGGCTGATGATGAGGATGGTCATGTAGAGGCCGGCCTCGGTGAGCGGCGCGGTGACCAGCCCGCTGATCGTGATCAGCATCCCCGCGACCAGCAGCGGCAGGCCCGCCACCTTGTTGGCCAGCGCGAACGCCTCGTCGCTGCGCATGGTGCGCGCGGTGCGCACGCCGAACCACGGGTTGCGGGTCAGCGTGCCGCGCATGCCGCGCAGCCCCACGACAGCCACCGCCAGCCCGG
Proteins encoded in this region:
- a CDS encoding SdpI family protein; this encodes MEQIAVIAIVPRIALTFVLVAAGLAVAVVGLRGMRGTLTRNPWFGVRTARTMRSDEAFALANKVAGLPLLVAGMLITISGLVTAPLTEAGLYMTILIISLVGAVLIAAAGGMLGHHAADALPDPKPTSGCAGCGGFCSKLGAASSS